A genomic window from Sulfolobales archaeon includes:
- a CDS encoding antitoxin family protein, translated as MIRVVEAIYENGVLKPLERLDLREGQRIRIRIVEKDVIQVAREIRSRVRDSLKGKDLVEDLIRERGRFA; from the coding sequence ATGATCAGAGTTGTGGAAGCTATATATGAAAATGGTGTTCTAAAACCTCTTGAAAGGCTTGATCTCAGAGAAGGGCAGCGTATTAGGATTAGGATAGTTGAGAAAGATGTTATTCAGGTTGCTCGTGAGATAAGGAGTCGAGTGAGAGATAGCCTCAAGGGTAAGGATTTAGTTGAGGATCTTATTAGAGAGCGTGGACGTTTTGC